A single genomic interval of Oncorhynchus tshawytscha isolate Ot180627B linkage group LG15, Otsh_v2.0, whole genome shotgun sequence harbors:
- the LOC112214809 gene encoding calcium/calmodulin-dependent protein kinase type II delta 1 chain isoform X8 — translation MKPENLLLASKLKGAAVKLADFGLAIEVQGDQQAWFGFAGTPGYLSPEVLRKDPYGKPVDMWACGVILYILLVGYPPFWDEDQHRLYQQIKAGAYDFPSPEWDTVTPEAKDLINKMLTINPAKRVTATDALKHPWICQRSTVASMMHRQETVECLRKFNARRKLKGAILTTMLATRNFSAKSLLNKKADGVKEPQTTVLHNPTDGNKESSESANTTMEDEDVKARKQEIIKVTEQLIEAINNGDFEAYTKICDPGLTSFEPEALGNLVEGTDFHKFYFENALSRSKQGPVHTILLNPHVHLIGEDAACIAYIRLTQYMDASGMPRTMQSEETRIWQRRDAKWQNIHFHRSGSPTVPAK, via the exons CCTGAGAATCTGCTCCTGGCCAGTAAGCTGAAGGGAGCTGCGGTGAAGTTGGCAGACTTTGGCCTGGCCATCGAGGTGCAGGGAGACCAGCAGGCTTGGTTCG GTTTTGCGGGAACCCCAGGCTACTTGTCCCCAGAGGTTCTGAGGAAAGACCCCTATGGGAAACCTGTGGACATGTGGGCCTGTG gtgtgATCCTCTACATTCTCCTGGTGGGCTACCCTCCCTTCTGGGACGAAGACCAGCACAGACTGTACCAGCAGATCAAGGCTGGGGCCTACGAC TTTCCGTCCCCTGAGTGGGACACGGTGACCCCCGAGGCCAAAGACCTGATCAACAAGATGTTGACCATCAACCCTGCCAAGAGGGTCACCGCCACAGACGCACTCAAACACCCCTGGATCTGC CAACGGTCCACCGTGGCGTCCATGATGCACAGACAGGAGACGGTGGAGTGCCTGAGGAAGTTCAACGCCCGGAGGAAACTCAAG GGTGCTATCCTCACCACCATGCTGGCCACACGCAACTTCTCAG CCAAGAGCCTGCTCAACAAGAAAGCTGACGGCGTCAAG GAGCCTCAAACCACTGTTCTCCACAACCCAACTGATGGAAACAAG GAGTCCAGCGAGAGCGCTAACACCACCATGGAAGATGAGGACGTGAAAG CTCGTAAGCAGGAGATCATCAAAGTGACTGAGCAGCTGATTGAGGCCATCAACAATGGAGACTTTGAAGCCTACAC GAAGATCTGTGATCCCGGCCTGACATCCTTTGAACCAGAGGCCTTGGGAAACCTAGTGGAGGGAACTGACTTCCACAAGTTCTACTTTGAGAACG CTCTGTCCAGGAGCAAGCAAGGGCCCGTCCACACCATCCTGCTCAACCCCCACGTGCACCTGATCGGCGAGGATGCGGCGTGCATCGCCTACATCCGCCTCACCCAGTACATGGACGCCAGCGGCATGCCGCGCACCATGCAGTCAGAGGAGACGCGCATCTGGCAGCGCCGTGATGCCAAGTGGCAGAACATCCACTTCCACCGCTCCGGCTCACCCACTGTGCCCGCCAAGTAA
- the LOC112214809 gene encoding calcium/calmodulin-dependent protein kinase type II subunit delta isoform X6: protein MKPENLLLASKLKGAAVKLADFGLAIEVQGDQQAWFGFAGTPGYLSPEVLRKDPYGKPVDMWACGVILYILLVGYPPFWDEDQHRLYQQIKAGAYDFPSPEWDTVTPEAKDLINKMLTINPAKRVTATDALKHPWICQRSTVASMMHRQETVECLRKFNARRKLKGAILTTMLATRNFSAKSLLNKKADGVKINNKTNVVTSPKEPPTLESSESANTTMEDEDVKARKQEIIKVTEQLIEAINNGDFEAYTKICDPGLTSFEPEALGNLVEGTDFHKFYFENALSRSKQGPVHTILLNPHVHLIGEDAACIAYIRLTQYMDASGMPRTMQSEETRIWQRRDAKWQNIHFHRSGSPTVPAK, encoded by the exons CCTGAGAATCTGCTCCTGGCCAGTAAGCTGAAGGGAGCTGCGGTGAAGTTGGCAGACTTTGGCCTGGCCATCGAGGTGCAGGGAGACCAGCAGGCTTGGTTCG GTTTTGCGGGAACCCCAGGCTACTTGTCCCCAGAGGTTCTGAGGAAAGACCCCTATGGGAAACCTGTGGACATGTGGGCCTGTG gtgtgATCCTCTACATTCTCCTGGTGGGCTACCCTCCCTTCTGGGACGAAGACCAGCACAGACTGTACCAGCAGATCAAGGCTGGGGCCTACGAC TTTCCGTCCCCTGAGTGGGACACGGTGACCCCCGAGGCCAAAGACCTGATCAACAAGATGTTGACCATCAACCCTGCCAAGAGGGTCACCGCCACAGACGCACTCAAACACCCCTGGATCTGC CAACGGTCCACCGTGGCGTCCATGATGCACAGACAGGAGACGGTGGAGTGCCTGAGGAAGTTCAACGCCCGGAGGAAACTCAAG GGTGCTATCCTCACCACCATGCTGGCCACACGCAACTTCTCAG CCAAGAGCCTGCTCAACAAGAAAGCTGACGGCGTCAAG ATCAACAACAAGACCAATGTAGTCACCAGCCCCAAAGAGCCCCCCACACTG GAGTCCAGCGAGAGCGCTAACACCACCATGGAAGATGAGGACGTGAAAG CTCGTAAGCAGGAGATCATCAAAGTGACTGAGCAGCTGATTGAGGCCATCAACAATGGAGACTTTGAAGCCTACAC GAAGATCTGTGATCCCGGCCTGACATCCTTTGAACCAGAGGCCTTGGGAAACCTAGTGGAGGGAACTGACTTCCACAAGTTCTACTTTGAGAACG CTCTGTCCAGGAGCAAGCAAGGGCCCGTCCACACCATCCTGCTCAACCCCCACGTGCACCTGATCGGCGAGGATGCGGCGTGCATCGCCTACATCCGCCTCACCCAGTACATGGACGCCAGCGGCATGCCGCGCACCATGCAGTCAGAGGAGACGCGCATCTGGCAGCGCCGTGATGCCAAGTGGCAGAACATCCACTTCCACCGCTCCGGCTCACCCACTGTGCCCGCCAAGTAA
- the LOC112214809 gene encoding calcium/calmodulin-dependent protein kinase type II subunit delta isoform X4, translating into MKPENLLLASKLKGAAVKLADFGLAIEVQGDQQAWFGFAGTPGYLSPEVLRKDPYGKPVDMWACGVILYILLVGYPPFWDEDQHRLYQQIKAGAYDFPSPEWDTVTPEAKDLINKMLTINPAKRVTATDALKHPWICQRSTVASMMHRQETVECLRKFNARRKLKGAILTTMLATRNFSAKSLLNKKADGVKINNKTNVVTSPKEPPTLEPQTTVLHNPTDGNKESSESANTTMEDEDVKARKQEIIKVTEQLIEAINNGDFEAYTKICDPGLTSFEPEALGNLVEGTDFHKFYFENALSRSKQGPVHTILLNPHVHLIGEDAACIAYIRLTQYMDASGMPRTMQSEETRIWQRRDAKWQNIHFHRSGSPTVPAK; encoded by the exons CCTGAGAATCTGCTCCTGGCCAGTAAGCTGAAGGGAGCTGCGGTGAAGTTGGCAGACTTTGGCCTGGCCATCGAGGTGCAGGGAGACCAGCAGGCTTGGTTCG GTTTTGCGGGAACCCCAGGCTACTTGTCCCCAGAGGTTCTGAGGAAAGACCCCTATGGGAAACCTGTGGACATGTGGGCCTGTG gtgtgATCCTCTACATTCTCCTGGTGGGCTACCCTCCCTTCTGGGACGAAGACCAGCACAGACTGTACCAGCAGATCAAGGCTGGGGCCTACGAC TTTCCGTCCCCTGAGTGGGACACGGTGACCCCCGAGGCCAAAGACCTGATCAACAAGATGTTGACCATCAACCCTGCCAAGAGGGTCACCGCCACAGACGCACTCAAACACCCCTGGATCTGC CAACGGTCCACCGTGGCGTCCATGATGCACAGACAGGAGACGGTGGAGTGCCTGAGGAAGTTCAACGCCCGGAGGAAACTCAAG GGTGCTATCCTCACCACCATGCTGGCCACACGCAACTTCTCAG CCAAGAGCCTGCTCAACAAGAAAGCTGACGGCGTCAAG ATCAACAACAAGACCAATGTAGTCACCAGCCCCAAAGAGCCCCCCACACTG GAGCCTCAAACCACTGTTCTCCACAACCCAACTGATGGAAACAAG GAGTCCAGCGAGAGCGCTAACACCACCATGGAAGATGAGGACGTGAAAG CTCGTAAGCAGGAGATCATCAAAGTGACTGAGCAGCTGATTGAGGCCATCAACAATGGAGACTTTGAAGCCTACAC GAAGATCTGTGATCCCGGCCTGACATCCTTTGAACCAGAGGCCTTGGGAAACCTAGTGGAGGGAACTGACTTCCACAAGTTCTACTTTGAGAACG CTCTGTCCAGGAGCAAGCAAGGGCCCGTCCACACCATCCTGCTCAACCCCCACGTGCACCTGATCGGCGAGGATGCGGCGTGCATCGCCTACATCCGCCTCACCCAGTACATGGACGCCAGCGGCATGCCGCGCACCATGCAGTCAGAGGAGACGCGCATCTGGCAGCGCCGTGATGCCAAGTGGCAGAACATCCACTTCCACCGCTCCGGCTCACCCACTGTGCCCGCCAAGTAA
- the LOC112214809 gene encoding calcium/calmodulin-dependent protein kinase type II delta chain isoform X10 → MKPENLLLASKLKGAAVKLADFGLAIEVQGDQQAWFGFAGTPGYLSPEVLRKDPYGKPVDMWACGVILYILLVGYPPFWDEDQHRLYQQIKAGAYDFPSPEWDTVTPEAKDLINKMLTINPAKRVTATDALKHPWICQRSTVASMMHRQETVECLRKFNARRKLKGAILTTMLATRNFSAKSLLNKKADGVKESSESANTTMEDEDVKARKQEIIKVTEQLIEAINNGDFEAYTKICDPGLTSFEPEALGNLVEGTDFHKFYFENALSRSKQGPVHTILLNPHVHLIGEDAACIAYIRLTQYMDASGMPRTMQSEETRIWQRRDAKWQNIHFHRSGSPTVPAK, encoded by the exons CCTGAGAATCTGCTCCTGGCCAGTAAGCTGAAGGGAGCTGCGGTGAAGTTGGCAGACTTTGGCCTGGCCATCGAGGTGCAGGGAGACCAGCAGGCTTGGTTCG GTTTTGCGGGAACCCCAGGCTACTTGTCCCCAGAGGTTCTGAGGAAAGACCCCTATGGGAAACCTGTGGACATGTGGGCCTGTG gtgtgATCCTCTACATTCTCCTGGTGGGCTACCCTCCCTTCTGGGACGAAGACCAGCACAGACTGTACCAGCAGATCAAGGCTGGGGCCTACGAC TTTCCGTCCCCTGAGTGGGACACGGTGACCCCCGAGGCCAAAGACCTGATCAACAAGATGTTGACCATCAACCCTGCCAAGAGGGTCACCGCCACAGACGCACTCAAACACCCCTGGATCTGC CAACGGTCCACCGTGGCGTCCATGATGCACAGACAGGAGACGGTGGAGTGCCTGAGGAAGTTCAACGCCCGGAGGAAACTCAAG GGTGCTATCCTCACCACCATGCTGGCCACACGCAACTTCTCAG CCAAGAGCCTGCTCAACAAGAAAGCTGACGGCGTCAAG GAGTCCAGCGAGAGCGCTAACACCACCATGGAAGATGAGGACGTGAAAG CTCGTAAGCAGGAGATCATCAAAGTGACTGAGCAGCTGATTGAGGCCATCAACAATGGAGACTTTGAAGCCTACAC GAAGATCTGTGATCCCGGCCTGACATCCTTTGAACCAGAGGCCTTGGGAAACCTAGTGGAGGGAACTGACTTCCACAAGTTCTACTTTGAGAACG CTCTGTCCAGGAGCAAGCAAGGGCCCGTCCACACCATCCTGCTCAACCCCCACGTGCACCTGATCGGCGAGGATGCGGCGTGCATCGCCTACATCCGCCTCACCCAGTACATGGACGCCAGCGGCATGCCGCGCACCATGCAGTCAGAGGAGACGCGCATCTGGCAGCGCCGTGATGCCAAGTGGCAGAACATCCACTTCCACCGCTCCGGCTCACCCACTGTGCCCGCCAAGTAA
- the LOC112214809 gene encoding calcium/calmodulin-dependent protein kinase type II subunit delta isoform X2 produces the protein MWACGVILYILLVGYPPFWDEDQHRLYQQIKAGAYDFPSPEWDTVTPEAKDLINKMLTINPAKRVTATDALKHPWICQRSTVASMMHRQETVECLRKFNARRKLKGAILTTMLATRNFSAAKSLLNKKADGVKINNKTNVVTSPKEPPTLEPQTTVLHNPTDGNKESSESANTTMEDEDVKARKQEIIKVTEQLIEAINNGDFEAYTKICDPGLTSFEPEALGNLVEGTDFHKFYFENALSRSKQGPVHTILLNPHVHLIGEDAACIAYIRLTQYMDASGMPRTMQSEETRIWQRRDAKWQNIHFHRSGSPTVPAK, from the exons ATGTGGGCCTGTG gtgtgATCCTCTACATTCTCCTGGTGGGCTACCCTCCCTTCTGGGACGAAGACCAGCACAGACTGTACCAGCAGATCAAGGCTGGGGCCTACGAC TTTCCGTCCCCTGAGTGGGACACGGTGACCCCCGAGGCCAAAGACCTGATCAACAAGATGTTGACCATCAACCCTGCCAAGAGGGTCACCGCCACAGACGCACTCAAACACCCCTGGATCTGC CAACGGTCCACCGTGGCGTCCATGATGCACAGACAGGAGACGGTGGAGTGCCTGAGGAAGTTCAACGCCCGGAGGAAACTCAAG GGTGCTATCCTCACCACCATGCTGGCCACACGCAACTTCTCAG CAGCCAAGAGCCTGCTCAACAAGAAAGCTGACGGCGTCAAG ATCAACAACAAGACCAATGTAGTCACCAGCCCCAAAGAGCCCCCCACACTG GAGCCTCAAACCACTGTTCTCCACAACCCAACTGATGGAAACAAG GAGTCCAGCGAGAGCGCTAACACCACCATGGAAGATGAGGACGTGAAAG CTCGTAAGCAGGAGATCATCAAAGTGACTGAGCAGCTGATTGAGGCCATCAACAATGGAGACTTTGAAGCCTACAC GAAGATCTGTGATCCCGGCCTGACATCCTTTGAACCAGAGGCCTTGGGAAACCTAGTGGAGGGAACTGACTTCCACAAGTTCTACTTTGAGAACG CTCTGTCCAGGAGCAAGCAAGGGCCCGTCCACACCATCCTGCTCAACCCCCACGTGCACCTGATCGGCGAGGATGCGGCGTGCATCGCCTACATCCGCCTCACCCAGTACATGGACGCCAGCGGCATGCCGCGCACCATGCAGTCAGAGGAGACGCGCATCTGGCAGCGCCGTGATGCCAAGTGGCAGAACATCCACTTCCACCGCTCCGGCTCACCCACTGTGCCCGCCAAGTAA